One stretch of Natronolimnobius baerhuensis DNA includes these proteins:
- a CDS encoding universal stress protein: protein MLSNILVPMDDSDHAEHALEYALENYPDAEITVLNVVGVPSMMMGDAVGLTLEDDLDAAATDHAQAVFDRAHKCAEERDRDLETVVGIGHPARNIIDRAADYDAVILGSHGEDWSRATHRFLVGNVAETVSKRAPVPVTIVR, encoded by the coding sequence ATGCTCTCGAATATTCTCGTCCCAATGGACGACTCCGACCACGCCGAACACGCCCTCGAGTACGCCCTCGAGAACTACCCAGACGCCGAAATCACCGTCTTGAACGTCGTCGGCGTCCCCTCGATGATGATGGGTGATGCAGTCGGTCTCACGCTCGAGGATGATCTTGATGCGGCTGCAACAGACCATGCACAAGCAGTGTTCGACCGTGCGCACAAGTGTGCCGAGGAACGGGACCGAGACCTCGAGACGGTCGTCGGTATCGGACATCCGGCGCGGAACATTATCGACCGTGCTGCTGACTACGATGCAGTCATCCTTGGGAGCCACGGCGAAGACTGGAGCCGTGCGACACATCGGTTTCTCGTTGGCAACGTCGCAGAGACGGTGTCAAAACGGGCACCAGTTCCAGTAACGATTGTCAGATAA
- a CDS encoding inorganic phosphate transporter: MVETVLLVGVVASVFVGFNIGGSSTGITWGPSVGAGIVSKTTAAAVMTVFVFLGGMTVGRNVMDTLSEGIIDVELTLAAGVAILFFIGLGMLIANIFGVPVPTSMTTVGAIAGLGLATDTLNYEMIAGIITWWIVTPIIGLWVGVLIGRYVYPWVNEQVTITKSDGPLLALERGDRVPKPTLGPNTTSTELATTIAVLVIGCYMAFSAGASNVPNAAAPLVGTADGLEDTTAIIVATLAISLGGFTIARRTMDSVGGELSDIPLLAALFVMVTASTITTVLSWAGIPISLVMATVMTIVGIGWGRATRPITVREAVTRDPETADIELGAIVSEEKVDEAAPAIGEPESEDVLRGDELFNPRAIIKYVSMWVIGPSMSTLLAYGFFAVVPGVA, encoded by the coding sequence ATGGTCGAAACCGTGCTGTTGGTTGGTGTTGTGGCCTCGGTTTTCGTCGGGTTCAACATCGGTGGCTCCTCGACGGGGATTACGTGGGGGCCGTCGGTGGGGGCTGGAATTGTGTCGAAGACGACCGCTGCGGCAGTGATGACGGTGTTCGTCTTCCTCGGTGGGATGACTGTCGGCCGAAACGTGATGGATACGCTTAGCGAGGGGATCATCGATGTCGAACTCACGCTCGCAGCGGGCGTTGCGATCCTCTTTTTCATCGGTCTGGGGATGCTCATCGCCAACATCTTCGGTGTTCCCGTCCCGACGTCGATGACGACAGTCGGGGCAATTGCCGGTCTCGGACTGGCGACTGACACGCTGAACTACGAGATGATTGCCGGTATCATCACGTGGTGGATCGTTACCCCAATTATCGGTCTCTGGGTTGGCGTGTTGATCGGGCGCTACGTCTACCCGTGGGTCAACGAGCAGGTGACGATCACAAAATCCGACGGGCCGTTGCTCGCACTCGAGCGCGGCGACAGGGTGCCGAAGCCGACCCTCGGCCCGAATACGACGAGTACCGAACTCGCGACGACGATTGCTGTCCTCGTGATTGGCTGTTACATGGCGTTCAGCGCAGGTGCGAGCAACGTCCCGAACGCTGCAGCCCCGCTTGTGGGGACCGCAGACGGTCTCGAGGACACGACCGCGATTATCGTTGCCACACTCGCGATCAGTCTCGGCGGGTTCACAATCGCTCGCCGAACGATGGACTCGGTCGGCGGCGAACTCAGTGATATTCCGCTGCTCGCGGCGCTGTTCGTCATGGTGACTGCCTCGACGATCACCACCGTGCTCTCGTGGGCTGGCATTCCGATCAGTCTCGTGATGGCCACCGTGATGACTATCGTCGGCATCGGCTGGGGCCGGGCAACACGTCCAATCACTGTCCGTGAGGCGGTTACCCGCGACCCCGAGACAGCGGACATCGAACTCGGTGCGATTGTTTCCGAGGAGAAAGTCGACGAGGCCGCCCCCGCTATCGGTGAACCCGAATCCGAGGACGTGCTTCGCGGTGACGAACTGTTTAACCCGCGCGCGATCATCAAATACGTCTCGATGTGGGTTATCGGTCCCTCGATGTCGACACTCCTCGCGTACGGCTTCTTCGCTGTCGTTCCCGGTGTCGCCTAA
- a CDS encoding HIT family protein gives MSTIFTQIVEGEIPARVVYEDETTLAFLDANPLAPGHTLVIPKDEYERLNDVPDDVSSDLYDTIHRLVPAVEESVDADATTVAFNNGEEAGQEVPHVHCHIVPRFEGDGGGPIHAVAGEPPELSDDELDDIAADIDSQV, from the coding sequence ATGAGTACGATCTTTACCCAGATTGTCGAGGGAGAGATTCCAGCGCGCGTCGTGTACGAAGACGAGACAACGCTTGCGTTTCTGGATGCAAACCCGCTCGCGCCGGGACATACGCTTGTCATCCCGAAAGACGAGTACGAACGGCTAAACGACGTGCCCGACGACGTCTCGAGCGATCTCTACGATACCATCCACCGGCTCGTACCTGCCGTCGAAGAAAGTGTCGACGCCGACGCGACGACAGTTGCGTTTAATAACGGCGAAGAAGCCGGCCAGGAAGTGCCCCACGTTCACTGCCATATCGTTCCTCGGTTCGAGGGCGACGGCGGCGGCCCAATCCACGCCGTTGCGGGCGAGCCACCCGAACTTTCGGATGACGAACTCGACGACATCGCCGCCGATATCGACTCGCAGGTCTGA
- a CDS encoding inorganic phosphate transporter, producing the protein MSEVLLLVGLLVAAFVGYNIGGATTGPAFGPAVGANVITKLMAAALMSVFFFLGAATIGPNVVTTLGEDLVHTTDIFTLQANVAVLFFIGGALFIGNYAGVPASTSMTAVGAIAALGLATGELAWDVLGQIVVWWIVAPIVGFWVAGVVGRYYYPQINEWVAIEGTSEGRQMISVDRSGLAPRLQFGEGATRREITGAFVVVGIGCLMAFSSGTSNIANAIAPIYGADIDVLEVLGLGSDVGEIAGVEPDMMFLIVIGSIAVTIGCFTIARRTLDTLGNDITNLPLTAAIVVAVIASGIVIGLSWIGIPASFVVIATMSIIGLGWGRATRTTTISDVRKGEETRVSVGALTADEEGEPSPEIGEEEPEDIPKASDLFNPSTTARVILMQNVVPLISTVGAFITFRFIPIFGL; encoded by the coding sequence GTGAGTGAAGTACTCCTTCTCGTCGGTCTTCTCGTTGCTGCGTTCGTCGGGTACAACATCGGCGGTGCGACGACGGGTCCAGCGTTTGGGCCGGCCGTCGGCGCGAACGTCATCACGAAACTGATGGCCGCCGCACTGATGTCGGTTTTCTTCTTTCTGGGGGCGGCGACAATCGGGCCGAATGTCGTTACGACACTCGGTGAAGACCTCGTTCATACCACTGACATCTTTACGCTTCAAGCGAACGTCGCCGTGCTCTTCTTTATCGGTGGCGCGCTGTTTATCGGTAACTACGCTGGTGTTCCAGCCTCGACCTCGATGACCGCTGTCGGCGCAATCGCTGCACTTGGACTCGCAACGGGCGAACTTGCCTGGGACGTCCTCGGGCAGATCGTCGTCTGGTGGATCGTCGCCCCAATCGTCGGCTTCTGGGTCGCCGGTGTCGTCGGCCGCTACTACTACCCACAAATCAACGAGTGGGTCGCTATCGAAGGCACCAGTGAGGGCAGACAGATGATCTCCGTGGATCGCTCCGGGCTTGCACCGCGACTCCAGTTCGGCGAGGGTGCAACCCGCCGTGAGATCACAGGCGCGTTTGTCGTCGTCGGTATCGGCTGTCTGATGGCCTTTTCCTCGGGGACAAGCAACATCGCCAACGCAATCGCCCCCATCTACGGTGCCGATATCGACGTTCTCGAGGTGCTCGGGCTTGGCAGTGACGTCGGTGAGATTGCCGGTGTCGAACCCGACATGATGTTCCTGATCGTCATCGGATCGATTGCCGTCACAATTGGCTGTTTCACGATTGCGCGCAGAACCCTCGATACGCTCGGGAACGACATCACGAACCTGCCGCTGACGGCCGCAATCGTCGTCGCTGTCATCGCCTCAGGAATTGTCATCGGCCTCTCGTGGATCGGTATCCCAGCGAGTTTCGTCGTCATCGCAACGATGAGCATTATCGGCCTCGGTTGGGGTCGTGCAACCCGGACAACCACGATTTCAGACGTTCGGAAAGGTGAGGAGACTCGAGTCTCTGTCGGCGCACTTACTGCCGACGAGGAAGGCGAGCCATCGCCGGAAATCGGCGAGGAAGAACCCGAAGACATCCCCAAAGCATCGGACCTGTTCAATCCGTCGACGACTGCCCGCGTCATCCTTATGCAAAACGTCGTCCCGCTCATCTCGACCGTTGGCGCGTTCATCACGTTCCGATTCATCCCCATTTTCGGCCTGTAA
- a CDS encoding uracil-DNA glycosylase has protein sequence MSPPSSSADADDSATPAFPDSRHVFESDCTRCPALTDTRECISWGTGSLEASVFVIGEAPGAGNPDAEHWQGGNWTGKAYTSRHSGRRIRRMVADVGYGEGAYYTNAVKCFPADPEEPSSNREPTPEERANCRTHLLTELEAVDPNVILATGKHATKTVLAAEGETLEGFVDSVLEPIRCPGLETWLVPIFHPSYQDVWIGRLGYEPDEYLAEIGDTIDELCALEDE, from the coding sequence GTGTCCCCTCCATCATCGTCGGCCGACGCCGACGACAGTGCAACGCCCGCGTTTCCCGACTCTCGCCACGTCTTCGAGTCCGACTGCACGCGCTGTCCCGCCCTCACAGACACTCGCGAGTGCATCTCGTGGGGGACTGGCTCGCTCGAGGCAAGTGTCTTCGTCATCGGCGAAGCACCCGGCGCTGGAAACCCCGACGCAGAGCACTGGCAGGGCGGCAACTGGACCGGCAAAGCCTACACCTCGAGACACTCCGGGCGGCGAATCCGCCGGATGGTCGCCGACGTTGGCTATGGCGAGGGCGCCTACTATACAAATGCGGTCAAGTGCTTCCCAGCAGACCCAGAAGAGCCATCGAGCAACCGTGAGCCGACTCCTGAGGAACGCGCGAATTGCCGAACACATCTGCTCACCGAACTCGAGGCAGTCGATCCGAACGTCATCCTTGCGACCGGAAAACACGCGACGAAGACGGTGTTGGCTGCAGAAGGGGAGACACTCGAGGGATTCGTCGACAGCGTGCTCGAGCCGATCCGCTGTCCCGGGTTGGAAACGTGGCTAGTGCCGATTTTTCACCCGTCGTATCAGGATGTCTGGATCGGGCGGCTGGGGTACGAGCCGGACGAGTACCTCGCAGAAATCGGCGATACAATCGACGAGTTGTGTGCGCTCGAGGACGAGTAA
- the fer gene encoding ferredoxin Fer produces the protein MPTVEYLNYEVVDDNGWDIYDDDVFSEAADAGLDDEDYGTLDVNEGEYILEAAEAQGYDWPFSCRAGACANCAAIVVEGEIQMDMQQILSDEEVEEKNVRLTCIGSAETDEVKIVYNAKHLDYLQNRVI, from the coding sequence ATGCCCACGGTAGAATACCTCAATTACGAAGTAGTGGACGACAACGGCTGGGACATTTATGACGACGACGTCTTCTCGGAGGCCGCCGACGCCGGTCTCGACGACGAAGACTACGGGACCCTCGATGTCAACGAGGGCGAGTACATCCTCGAGGCCGCTGAGGCACAGGGCTACGACTGGCCCTTCTCGTGCCGTGCTGGCGCGTGTGCAAACTGTGCTGCAATCGTCGTCGAGGGCGAAATCCAGATGGACATGCAGCAGATTCTCTCCGACGAAGAAGTCGAGGAGAAAAATGTCCGCCTGACCTGCATCGGCTCCGCTGAGACCGACGAGGTCAAAATCGTCTACAACGCAAAGCACCTCGACTACCTGCAGAACCGCGTCATCTAA
- a CDS encoding A24 family peptidase C-terminal domain-containing protein, translating into MTLAVVSATGPDLLRLVAIPVFTWAAIRDIKTRRISSDVWIPLALLGALLLGWEGWLAWTAGGVAWTHEFVIPAAVSLGFVVPIAYLFWWIGGFGGADAKALLVLALLFPTFPTYVVGSWTFPLTATPVGALSFTILTNAVLVAVTIPLALAVRNAVAGRIAPVMFIGWPISWDQLPTRHGRLLGTPSGGARGGLDLDALRMYLRWRGLSLAAVRDNPDYYRNPETLPDEPNPPTDGAVAADVAVEDGGTVDAETLERAGDADATSDDPWGAEAFLNDIEGSAYGTTPTELREGLEAAVEKETVWISPGTPFLVPVFVGLLIALVYGDVLIGALL; encoded by the coding sequence GTGACACTCGCTGTCGTCTCGGCGACGGGACCGGACCTCCTGCGACTCGTTGCCATCCCCGTGTTCACCTGGGCTGCCATTCGGGATATCAAGACCAGACGCATCTCGAGTGACGTCTGGATTCCGCTCGCGCTGTTAGGCGCGCTCTTGCTCGGGTGGGAGGGCTGGCTCGCCTGGACCGCCGGGGGAGTCGCCTGGACACACGAGTTCGTGATTCCGGCGGCAGTGAGTCTCGGGTTCGTCGTCCCGATTGCGTATCTGTTCTGGTGGATCGGCGGCTTCGGCGGCGCGGACGCGAAGGCGTTGCTCGTCCTCGCGCTGTTGTTCCCGACCTTTCCGACGTACGTCGTCGGCTCGTGGACATTCCCACTGACGGCGACGCCGGTCGGCGCGCTCTCGTTTACGATTCTGACGAACGCCGTCCTCGTCGCGGTCACGATTCCGCTCGCACTCGCCGTCCGCAACGCCGTTGCCGGTCGCATCGCGCCAGTTATGTTCATCGGTTGGCCGATCAGTTGGGACCAACTTCCCACCCGTCACGGCCGACTGCTCGGCACGCCATCCGGTGGCGCTCGAGGCGGCCTCGATCTCGACGCCTTGCGGATGTATCTGCGCTGGCGTGGCCTCTCGCTGGCTGCCGTTCGCGACAATCCCGATTACTACCGCAATCCCGAGACGCTCCCTGACGAGCCAAACCCGCCGACAGACGGCGCTGTGGCAGCCGACGTGGCGGTCGAAGACGGCGGCACTGTCGACGCCGAGACACTCGAGAGAGCGGGAGACGCTGACGCGACGTCCGACGATCCGTGGGGTGCCGAGGCCTTCCTCAACGATATCGAGGGCTCGGCTTACGGGACGACGCCGACGGAGCTACGCGAAGGACTCGAGGCAGCCGTCGAGAAGGAGACGGTCTGGATTTCGCCTGGAACGCCGTTTCTCGTCCCCGTCTTTGTTGGGCTGCTTATCGCGCTCGTGTACGGCGACGTGCTGATCGGCGCGCTGCTATAA